cttattaattttgatataatatgttaaaaagATTTAATGATAATATGTGTATTTAATTAGTATTGCTCTTTTAAAGTATAGAACACACATTTTCATTAGTGAAATGTAATAACGATATAGATTGtcgattcaaaataaaataaaaattctatatcCTATATTTATATCATAGTCTAAAGAATGATACGATTATAAACCCAATTAATTGTGTTTATCATTGGCTTTTATTGTAAAACTAGGTGTTTTACCCGCGATTTCTTATAATTTCcgtaatttttaaaagttctttgtacactatattcataattttagtaaaaaatttatttgattaatatttaattatataatttatgtttttaactttttactaaaatactttttcaaataacaatacaatatatatatatatatatatagaaatcatctttttttttaaattatatttttagattttggttaattcaatattctatttttaattatataattaagaattttatttgattaatatttagttatataattcatgtttttaactttttactaaaagactttttcagataacaatacaatatatacagaaattatctctttttaaaattatattttctgattttggataattattaatattattaattttaatcaattatctaatcaaataaattaaaatttcgtttttattttgtaatttagttatacattctccctacattttattcattaagaatataaacgatattaaccactctaacttttaacgtgagagctcgattccaaaaagTTACTTTGcaatttgattaatatttagttatataattcatgtttttaactttttactaaaagactttttcagataacaatacaatatatacaaaaattatgtctttttaaaatttttactattattaattttaatcaattatctaatcaaataaattaaaatttcgtttttattatgtaatttagttatatattttattcattataagggtataaacgatattaaccactctaacttttaacgtaaGAGCTCGATTCTAAAattttacttcgcaaataatagtatagattaacttaattttttttaactacatactaatttaatatatattaaaattttatacatattttcaaattttatatatgtgatatggtttaataaatttattaacaattggAGGGCTTGGTTTAAAGGTTATTAATTTAGGACTACTATTAATGTAGTTGAAGTTTTATATCTAGATCATTTTTGGAACTATTATTGGTGTtggtgatatttttttaaaaagaatattccTTTTGTAACAACTAATTGGAaagtttataaaacttttttttttgaaagtttttaaaactcCGTTGagatatattttatgatttttttaattgacaaaaaataataaatgctaGAGGTTAGGATTATTAGTTTTTCAATAGCATatgaatataattaaatattattttaaggaCAAGTTCATATttgtacttcaattttaatacttcaattttaatagtatagatatttgCATCATGTCAGAAATTTTCTCATTAAATTGCATCACTGgtaataaattgttttctttatattcAGGATGATAATTTCATCATTTAATTAGCTATATATAGATTGAACTCGAAATAAATTGGCAGGATATTTTCATTATGGATaacatgtttttatatttagGGTTTGTAATTGCAACATCAAAGAAAATACTTAGCTTGTTAGTCAGTCAGTTTATAAAGCAAAGGTAAAGTGGAATGTttacaaaaacattcaaatccATTCTGGTGGGATTTTTGGTCAAAGAGAAGCCCCAAAAGCTTCCTCTCTTGGGAACTCTCCCCAAAATTTGTagtacataaataaataaattaaccaataaaaattccCTAATGACCAAAAAAAGCCAAAAATTAAACGTCATCGTTTTTCATTCACTTTTAAAGTCAACTACTCTACTTCTCCAGTTGACTCAGGCAGACAGTGGTTAGTGACAAAAATAAGATGGAGGGGATAATAGGGAACGACAAGAGTTCGTGTTCGAGTTCGAGTACAGTTCCGGGTCCTTGTCTGAGCAAGTACGTGGATCCATCGAGCGAAGAGTCTCACAGATACTATCTAGCGCGGCGGAACGCGTTGGAGATGCTCAGAGACAGAGGATATGAAGTCTCCCTCGAAGATatcaatctctctctccaagATTTTCGAACTGTTTACGGCGAACGTCCCGACGTTGACCGTCTCCGTATCTCCGCTTATCATCGCTCCGATTCTTCCAATAAGGTTATACCAATCGTTTCGTTTTTgcttattgatttttttttcccatTTCTAGAGGTTTTGTTTCTATATGCATGTTGAGGGTTTGCAAAGATGTGAACTTATCTCCGGATTGAAGCCTATATTTGCTACTTTTCTGGATTCGGATGACCAAATCTTAGGCTTTTGGGAGTATGGTCTTGTTATGGTGATGCATGTCATTGTCTCTAGTTGATGAAACTAGTACTATATGGTCCGTATTAAGTAGTATGACTTATATGTTTCTCCAATGAAAACTTTGTAAATGTGATATTTCTTCTGGTAAAGACTTAAGAAGTGACAATGATTCTTAGAGATCTAGATTATATATTGTGACTTGAGTGATCTCCTAGCCGTTTAGAGCATGTCTTAAATGCTTAGTTCTGATAGCTACAAGTTCGCATATTTTTATTGTTAGAATGAGATCAAACTGCAAAAGAACGGTTAAGttgattttatttgtaaaaactTAAGAACTGACAATGATTATTAGATCTCTAGACCATATATAGTGACTTGAATGATTTCTACTCGCTTTAGCGCATGTTTTAGATGCATTAGTTTTGATTGTTAGTATGAGATGATACTGCAAAATAACGGTTAAGCTGATATGTTTTGTTGTTAGTAGGAACGATATTGTCattcttttataacaaaatattggcAGGTGGTTTGCTtatgtcttttgtttctttagTAAAACCAGACTGCATATCTATTGTCTTACAAATTCTTAGTTACTTATGAAAATGTATACTATTCCGAACTTGTGATGCTGCTTACACCAGTTCAAGTCTTATGTTATAACACTTATCATCTGAAGTTTGTTATTTGTTTAAAGGGTCTAGTTCAACAAgttttgtgattttgtttttatttttttgcaggtGAAGGTTGTCTTTTTTGGTACTGGTAAGGTTAAAGTCAACACAATCCGGAGTGTTGCAGCAGAGATACTTAGCCAAGAGACCATAACCGGGCTGATACTGGTTCTCCAAAACCAAGTAACCGATAAAGCCTTGAAAGCCATTGAGCTTTTCACTTTCAAGGTCGAGATATTCcaggtacatatatatatatatatattttttttttttttgttgggggCAACTTCAAAGCTTTAACACCTAGTTTTCCCTCTTTCTGTCTCGTTAAGATAACCGACTTGCTAGTCAACCTAACCAAACACGTACTGAGCCTCCGTCATCGTGTTCTGACTGATGGAGAGAAGAAAGCACTTCTCAAGCAGTTCAACATCGAGGAAAAACAGGTACATTATCTTTAAACTTGGCTGATTTATCAACTCAAGCTTCTCTAACTGTTTTCGAATATTAACTTGCTAGCTTCCTCGGATCTCAAAGAAAGACGCGGTTGTGCGGTACTACGGATTAGAGAAAGGACAAGTTGTGAAAGTGAGTTACAGGGGAGAACTCACCGAGTCCTATGTTGCCTACAGATGTGTGTGGTGAAGTGCAaccaattaaaaacaaaaaaataacattttgttTGCTTATTTTCGGCAAAAAAAACTTCTGTAAGATGTTTTGTAGGTTAAGATCCTTTGCTTTAAGGACAAGACTAagtttttgaagtaaaaaaaatgtattaaagATTCTTTGCTTGTTCTTGAAAACATTTCCCATTATGTTCTACCCTTAAAAAGAACAGTTTCTGGACGTTTTGGTCGAAACACAAATAAAGAGACATGGAGACTCCACCATTTATTCGAAGTTTCGGTGACAATCAAAGCTCCTTGATGGATCGGTTCGAGCGGTTATCTTTCGAGGCTCACCTCAGCAATGCTTTGCTTGGTCGGAGCCTATCCGAGTCAGGTTTCTCTTCCATGTACAATGCTGTCCTCGATGATCCCCCACCAGTACATGTGGAGGATCAGGATTGCCACAGAGTCCGAAGAGGATTACGTTTGAATAAGATGTTAAAGAACCTGATGAAACCAATTAGATACTGTAGCAGAAGAATCAGCAGAGGAAAGAAACAAGAGGGTTATGATTTAGATGCCAGGAGCTTTAAAAAGTGGCAAACTTTCAGCAAATCTGTCCGtttattttgaagttgtttAGTAATAGTTATCTTTGTGCTAATGACAGTATtaactacaaaaaaacataCTTGCGTTTAGGGGATGCTGAAGTTTAgcatttgtttttcttttaatcacATATTTTACATAACAATTAAACTCTTCAT
The nucleotide sequence above comes from Brassica napus cultivar Da-Ae chromosome A9, Da-Ae, whole genome shotgun sequence. Encoded proteins:
- the LOC106368028 gene encoding DNA-directed RNA polymerase V subunit 5A, translating into MEGIIGNDKSSCSSSSTVPGPCLSKYVDPSSEESHRYYLARRNALEMLRDRGYEVSLEDINLSLQDFRTVYGERPDVDRLRISAYHRSDSSNKVKVVFFGTGKVKVNTIRSVAAEILSQETITGLILVLQNQVTDKALKAIELFTFKVEIFQITDLLVNLTKHVLSLRHRVLTDGEKKALLKQFNIEEKQLPRISKKDAVVRYYGLEKGQVVKVSYRGELTESYVAYRCVW